A window of the Polaribacter batillariae genome harbors these coding sequences:
- a CDS encoding YkgJ family cysteine cluster protein: MEKRLQELPKLAQEAKKENEKYFARLKKRTPKRLDYLMQELHDKEFEKTDCLTCGNCCKTTSPIFTDTDVERIAKHLKMKVAAFEDQYLRRDEDDFKVLKSSPCSFLDLSDNTCFIYKVRPKACAEYPHTNRKKFIGITDLTIANTAICPATYNIVENLKKVLPLEGNKKVRRK; encoded by the coding sequence ATGGAAAAACGCTTACAAGAACTCCCAAAATTAGCACAGGAAGCAAAGAAAGAAAATGAAAAATATTTTGCGAGATTAAAGAAACGTACCCCAAAAAGATTGGATTATTTAATGCAAGAATTACATGATAAAGAGTTTGAAAAAACAGACTGTTTAACGTGTGGAAATTGCTGTAAAACTACCAGTCCGATTTTTACAGATACAGATGTAGAAAGAATTGCCAAACATTTAAAAATGAAAGTTGCTGCTTTTGAAGATCAATATTTACGAAGAGATGAAGATGATTTTAAGGTTTTAAAATCGTCACCTTGTTCTTTTTTAGATTTGTCTGATAATACTTGTTTTATTTACAAAGTAAGACCCAAAGCCTGTGCGGAATATCCGCATACAAATCGTAAAAAGTTTATTGGAATTACCGATTTAACTATTGCAAATACAGCCATTTGTCCTGCAACTTATAATATTGTAGAAAATTT